Below is a genomic region from Telmatobacter sp. DSM 110680.
CCCCATTGGCTGTGAGATGCTGTCACGATTTTGACCTGGGCGCCGATCGCATCGCGATTGCTTTTGTGTCCGATGAGGCGCAGTGTCACCCAATGATTCTTGGTGTCGGTCAAATTGAGCAAGACGTGCGCTGGACCACCGTTGGTGGAGACTACTGCGTCGATGCGGCCGTCGTTATTGATATCGCCGATCGCCATGCCTCTGCCGACCCAGGCTTCGTGAAAGATCTCAGACGAAATTCCCGAGATGTCCACGAACTTCTTGCCAGTGTTGCGCGCCAACATCATGGGTTCGCGATAGTGCAATTGCGGGAAACTCTTTTCAATCGTGTCGAGATCATGCCCCTGCGCGATCAGAAGATCCTTCCAGCCATCGTTATCGTAATCGAGGAATCGAAGACTCCAGCCGGAGTGCAGCATCGACATGCCGCCAAGACCGGAAGCGAAGCTTGCGTAATCAAATGTGCTATCGCCGAGGTTGCGATAGAGGGCGTAGCGTTGATTGGCGAGATCGGTGATCACCAGGTCGGGCCATCCATCGTTGTTGTAGTCGGCGAAATCCACGCCCATGCCGGCGTAAGTCTTGCCTTCTGCATTGACAGCGATGCCGCTTTCAAGACCGACCTCTTCAAAGGTGCCATCGGTCTTCTGGTGAAACAGGAACTCGGGCATGGAATCATTCGCTACGAACAGGTCGATCCTGCCGTCCTGATCGAAATCTCCAATCGCAATGCCGAGTGCCTTGGCCGGAACATCGAGGCCGAGTTTGTGCGCAACTTCTGTGAAGTGTCCGTTGCCGTCGTTGTGGTAGACGAGCATGGTGATGGGCTGAAAGACATCGGGATGACAGTATCCGCGAAAGCCTTCCCGATGTTCGCCGCAATAGACATCGTTCCAATCCCACTGCACATACCGGTCGACAACCAGATCGAGCAAACCGTCGTTATCCAGATCAACCCACGTGGCGGAACTGGACCAGCCGCCACCACCGACGCCTGCTTTGTCGGTCACATCCGTAAATGTGCAGTTGCCGTTGTTGTGGTAGAGACGATTTCCCCCGTAGCCAGTAACGTAGAGATCTTCGTTGCCGTCGTTATCGTAGTCGGCCACAGCCACACCCATGCTGTATCCGATTCCTTGCAGGCCGGCCTTCTCCGTCACATCTTCAAAGGTTCCGTCGGCTTTCTGATGGAATAAGCGATTCCAATCTTGCGGACCCGTCTTTTGGGGAATGAATCCGGCGGGCGTGGGATCGGTGTAGGGTGCACCGTTGGCGAGAAAGATATCGAGACGGCCATCATTGTCGCAATCGAACAAGGCCACACCGGAGCCCATGGTTTCAATGAGATATTTCCGGGACGTATGCGGCGCCTGGTGAACAAACTTGATGCCCACCTTTTCCGCCACGTCGACGAATCGTCCGGGGACCTGCTGATCTGCGTCAGCCTTCGTTGGTGGCGAGGACTGCCCATACACGCTCAATGGCGCCAGGATAATAAAGAACAGCCGAGTGAGCCGACCGGCGAACTTGAGTTTTGTTCGTATCTTTTGCTGCATTCGCCTCGTTTTGGCTGACCTTCAATGGAGTGATGGCTCGAACGATCGGATCGGTTACGTGTTTCAAACGAGGACCGGTGCCGGGCCCCCAGTTCGGGTTCGTGTTCGTTCGAGACCAACCTCCTCAACGATATTCGAGCAGCGGTGTTTTTCGCTACTGCTTTCCTGTCAGAGACCGCAGGATCTCTACCTCTCGCTCGCGATAAGGCTTTCCGTCTTCATAGAACACATCGTGGAACCAGACGGTTGGCGTCACGAGCACGTACGGCCGCTGCCATGAGTCCCAAGGCAGATAGGTCTGACTGCGGCCCTTCACCAATCCCCAATTGACTGCGCCGACGTGGTATCTCTTGGCGATCGGGAGGACTGTATCGAAAGTGCTTCCGGCTCCGCGAGCCATGTACTCCGTGCAGATGAGAGGGCGATGAAACTTCTGAAGCTGCTGTACGCGGCTCTCGAAGCCTTCGGGCCAATCGTAGTTGTGAAACGTGATGACATCGGATTCTTCCACCTGCGTGCGCGCCATCGGGGACATCGCATCGAGGGAACTCCAATCGCCGGACCAGATTCCGCTGGTAAGGGGCTGAGTGGGTTGCTTTTCGCGAGCCCACGCAAACACTTGCGGCAGCAGATTCAGAACAAGTTCCTTTTTGTTGGGCGGTTCAAGCTTGCCATAGGAAGACTGGTTATCGTTGTCCGGCTCATTCCAGATGTCCCAGGCCAGCACACGGGGATCATTGGCGAAGGCTCCAACGACTCCCTGCACATAGGACTTGAGTTT
It encodes:
- a CDS encoding CRTAC1 family protein, which codes for MQQKIRTKLKFAGRLTRLFFIILAPLSVYGQSSPPTKADADQQVPGRFVDVAEKVGIKFVHQAPHTSRKYLIETMGSGVALFDCDNDGRLDIFLANGAPYTDPTPAGFIPQKTGPQDWNRLFHQKADGTFEDVTEKAGLQGIGYSMGVAVADYDNDGNEDLYVTGYGGNRLYHNNGNCTFTDVTDKAGVGGGGWSSSATWVDLDNDGLLDLVVDRYVQWDWNDVYCGEHREGFRGYCHPDVFQPITMLVYHNDGNGHFTEVAHKLGLDVPAKALGIAIGDFDQDGRIDLFVANDSMPEFLFHQKTDGTFEEVGLESGIAVNAEGKTYAGMGVDFADYNNDGWPDLVITDLANQRYALYRNLGDSTFDYASFASGLGGMSMLHSGWSLRFLDYDNDGWKDLLIAQGHDLDTIEKSFPQLHYREPMMLARNTGKKFVDISGISSEIFHEAWVGRGMAIGDINNDGRIDAVVSTNGGPAHVLLNLTDTKNHWVTLRLIGHKSNRDAIGAQVKIVTASHSQWGTVTTSSGYLSASDRRLHFGLAGDVAIDRIEIRWPSGIQQVLRNQKGDKELVIEEPAQSDSAKPVAVADPPKP
- a CDS encoding cellulase family glycosylhydrolase — its product is MNKVHDFLHMRLLVSFFVLPLLLVSQLRGAEPKQKWTEDQANQWYADQPWLVGANFLPSDAVNELEMWQAATFDEQEIDRELGWAEGLGMNTMRVFLHNLPWEQDPTGFEHRIDRFLAIASAHHIKPIFVLFDSCWDPDPLLGPQRPPIPGVHNSGWVQAPGRVALKDPMQYPKLKSYVQGVVGAFANDPRVLAWDIWNEPDNDNQSSYGKLEPPNKKELVLNLLPQVFAWAREKQPTQPLTSGIWSGDWSSLDAMSPMARTQVEESDVITFHNYDWPEGFESRVQQLQKFHRPLICTEYMARGAGSTFDTVLPIAKRYHVGAVNWGLVKGRSQTYLPWDSWQRPYVLVTPTVWFHDVFYEDGKPYREREVEILRSLTGKQ